The Streptomyces sp. NBC_00691 genome has a segment encoding these proteins:
- a CDS encoding tetratricopeptide repeat protein → MQPRNMSMSGVVDLAAVKAAGEAKAKAEQTRAAAARQGGPAAVPPSALVIDVDEAGFERDVLQRSAEVPVVLDFWAEWCEPCKQLSPLLDRLAVEYNGRFLLAKIDVDANQMLMQQFGIQGIPAVFAVVAGQALPLFQGAVPEAQIRETLDQLIQVGEERFGLTGIVVDAHGEDPEGGAAAAAQPAGPYDALLESAMSALDAGDLAGAVQAYKNVLADDPAHPEAKLGLAQAELLARVQDLDPAAVRKAAADGPADVTAQIAAADLDLVGGHVQDAFGRLVETVRRTVGEDRDAARLRLLELFEVIGVDDPRVTAARQALARVLF, encoded by the coding sequence ATGCAGCCCCGAAACATGTCCATGAGCGGCGTCGTCGACCTCGCCGCGGTGAAGGCGGCCGGAGAGGCCAAGGCGAAGGCGGAGCAGACGCGCGCCGCCGCCGCCCGGCAGGGTGGCCCCGCCGCCGTGCCCCCGTCCGCCCTGGTGATCGACGTCGACGAGGCGGGCTTCGAGCGCGATGTGCTCCAGCGCTCCGCCGAGGTCCCGGTCGTCCTCGACTTCTGGGCCGAGTGGTGCGAGCCCTGCAAGCAGCTGAGCCCGCTCCTCGACCGGCTCGCCGTCGAGTACAACGGCCGCTTCCTGCTCGCGAAGATCGACGTCGACGCCAACCAGATGCTGATGCAGCAGTTCGGCATCCAGGGAATTCCGGCCGTTTTCGCGGTGGTCGCCGGTCAGGCGCTGCCGCTCTTCCAGGGCGCCGTGCCCGAGGCCCAGATCCGCGAGACCCTCGACCAGCTGATCCAGGTCGGCGAGGAGCGGTTCGGTCTGACCGGCATCGTCGTCGACGCGCACGGCGAAGACCCCGAGGGCGGGGCGGCCGCGGCCGCGCAGCCCGCCGGCCCGTACGACGCCCTCCTCGAATCGGCCATGTCCGCGCTCGACGCGGGTGATCTGGCCGGCGCCGTCCAGGCGTACAAGAACGTGCTGGCCGACGACCCGGCCCACCCGGAGGCCAAGCTCGGTCTGGCCCAGGCCGAACTCCTCGCCCGGGTGCAGGACCTCGACCCGGCCGCGGTCCGCAAGGCCGCCGCCGACGGTCCGGCCGATGTGACCGCGCAGATCGCCGCCGCCGACCTCGATCTGGTGGGCGGTCATGTACAGGACGCCTTCGGCCGTCTCGTCGAGACCGTGCGCCGCACGGTCGGCGAGGACCGGGACGCCGCGCGACTGCGGCTCCTGGAGCTCTTCGAGGTGATCGGCGTCGACGACCCGCGGGTCACGGCGGCCCGGCAGGCCCTGGCACGGGTGCTCTTCTAG
- a CDS encoding MarR family winged helix-turn-helix transcriptional regulator has product MPKPLSLPFDPIARADELWQKRWGPVPSMAAITSIMRAHQILLAEVDAVVKPYGLTFARYEALVLLTFSKAGELPMSKIGERLMVHPTSVTNTVDRLVRSGLVDKRPNPNDGRGTLASITGKGREVVEAATRDLMEMEFGLGAYDAEECAEIFAMLRPLRVAADDFEEK; this is encoded by the coding sequence GTGCCGAAGCCGCTCAGTCTCCCCTTCGACCCCATCGCCCGCGCCGACGAACTGTGGCAGAAGCGCTGGGGCCCGGTCCCCTCGATGGCCGCGATCACCTCGATCATGCGCGCCCACCAGATCCTCCTCGCGGAGGTCGACGCCGTGGTGAAGCCGTACGGGCTGACCTTCGCGCGGTACGAGGCCCTGGTGCTGCTGACCTTCTCGAAGGCCGGGGAGCTGCCGATGTCCAAGATCGGCGAGCGGCTGATGGTCCACCCCACGTCCGTGACGAACACGGTGGACCGGCTCGTGAGGTCCGGTCTGGTCGACAAGCGGCCCAACCCGAACGACGGCCGCGGAACGCTCGCCTCCATCACCGGGAAGGGCCGTGAGGTGGTCGAGGCGGCCACCCGCGACCTGATGGAGATGGAGTTCGGGCTCGGCGCGTACGACGCGGAGGAGTGCGCGGAGATCTTCGCGATGCTGCGTCCGCTGAGGGTCGCGGCGGACGACTTCGAGGAGAAGTAG
- a CDS encoding MFS transporter, giving the protein MPKHDDPTTAPPGTGPAPTATAPPPPPGPEPAAGPGYRAVFRVREFRVVFVAHLFSLLGVVVSELALTVLVYDLTRSPLLSSLTFALGFLPYLVGGTLLAGLTDRLPPRRILVVCDLFCAGCVALMVVPATPVAVLLVLRCAIAVVSPVFNGTRMATLADILGEGDLFVLGRSLLRIVSQSALLTGYAVGGVLLTVVPPRGALAVTATTFLVSALLLRFGTARRPARASGAAGSGLSGTWAVLRNRRVRALMVMFWVPPLFAVVPEALAAPYADQIGVSTAALGLLMCALPVGTITGELFAGSFLSAATRSRIVLPLAVAGVLPYLLYAPEPGVALAAAALFLAGATGAYTLGLDAWFVAAVPEEQRGRAMTLMTAGMMTVQGVGMAGAGIAAEFAPVHVVVAGTGVLGTLCLLVAAAELRAAGAAAGPGRAGRRPKGETGLTGI; this is encoded by the coding sequence ATGCCGAAGCACGACGACCCCACCACCGCGCCGCCCGGAACCGGACCGGCGCCCACCGCCACCGCGCCGCCGCCCCCGCCCGGCCCCGAGCCCGCCGCAGGCCCCGGCTACCGAGCCGTCTTCCGGGTGCGGGAGTTCCGGGTCGTGTTCGTCGCGCACCTCTTCTCGCTGCTCGGGGTCGTCGTCAGCGAACTCGCGCTCACCGTGCTCGTCTACGACCTGACCCGCTCCCCGCTCCTCTCCTCCCTCACCTTCGCGCTCGGCTTCCTCCCCTATCTCGTCGGCGGCACCCTGCTCGCCGGGCTCACCGACCGGCTGCCACCCCGCCGGATCCTCGTCGTCTGCGACCTCTTCTGTGCCGGCTGCGTCGCGCTCATGGTCGTCCCCGCCACCCCGGTCGCCGTCCTGCTCGTACTGCGCTGCGCCATCGCCGTCGTCTCGCCCGTCTTCAACGGCACCCGCATGGCGACCCTCGCCGACATCCTCGGCGAGGGGGACCTCTTCGTCCTCGGACGCTCCCTGCTGCGGATCGTCTCCCAGAGCGCGCTCCTCACGGGCTACGCCGTCGGCGGCGTGCTGCTCACCGTCGTCCCGCCGCGCGGCGCCCTCGCCGTCACCGCCACCACCTTCCTCGTCTCGGCGCTGCTGCTCCGGTTCGGCACCGCGCGCCGGCCCGCCCGGGCGTCCGGGGCCGCGGGCAGCGGGCTCTCCGGGACCTGGGCGGTGCTGCGGAACCGGCGTGTGAGGGCCCTGATGGTGATGTTCTGGGTGCCGCCGCTCTTCGCCGTCGTCCCCGAGGCGCTCGCCGCCCCCTACGCGGACCAGATCGGGGTCTCCACCGCCGCCCTCGGGCTCCTCATGTGCGCGCTGCCCGTCGGCACCATCACGGGCGAGCTCTTCGCCGGATCGTTCCTCTCCGCCGCCACCCGCTCCCGGATCGTGCTGCCGCTCGCCGTGGCCGGCGTCCTGCCCTACCTCCTGTACGCCCCCGAGCCCGGCGTCGCCCTGGCGGCCGCCGCTCTCTTCCTGGCGGGCGCCACCGGGGCGTACACCCTCGGGCTCGACGCCTGGTTCGTCGCCGCCGTCCCCGAGGAGCAGCGGGGGAGGGCCATGACCCTGATGACGGCGGGCATGATGACCGTCCAGGGCGTCGGCATGGCGGGGGCCGGGATCGCCGCCGAGTTCGCCCCCGTGCACGTGGTCGTCGCGGGCACGGGCGTCCTCGGCACGCTCTGCCTCCTCGTGGCCGCCGCCGAGCTGCGGGCGGCCGGGGCGGCGGCGGGGCCCGGCCGGGCCGGTCGGAGACCGAAAGGCGAGACGGGGCTGACCGGCATATGA
- a CDS encoding DUF3817 domain-containing protein — translation MKSSVLTRYRVMAYITAVMLLVLCTCMVFKYGFEMGEDVTFAVSQAHGVLYIIYLVFAFDLGSKARWPFGKLLWVLLSGTIPFAAFFVERKVVAETLPLISGARPEPVKA, via the coding sequence ATGAAATCCAGCGTGCTGACCCGTTACCGCGTGATGGCGTACATCACCGCCGTCATGCTGCTCGTGCTGTGCACCTGCATGGTCTTCAAGTACGGGTTCGAGATGGGCGAGGACGTGACCTTCGCGGTCTCCCAGGCCCACGGCGTCCTCTACATCATCTACCTGGTCTTCGCCTTCGACCTGGGCTCCAAGGCCCGCTGGCCGTTCGGGAAGCTGCTCTGGGTGCTGCTCTCGGGCACCATCCCGTTCGCCGCCTTCTTCGTCGAGCGCAAGGTCGTCGCCGAGACGCTGCCGCTGATCAGTGGCGCGCGGCCGGAGCCGGTCAAGGCCTGA
- a CDS encoding glycoside hydrolase family 6 protein: MSRRTATAVALTLVAALLLAGCGEDEPPRGPVGPPSTRDGTAAPAGGSLFWVDPESDAARQVRRYEEQGRTEDARILRRIADRPVADWPAGDDPVPEITRAVRGAAAEDRTAVFVAYNIPHRDCGLYSAGGSHDAGAYRAWIDSFAGALGEASAIVVLEPDAVPHLVDGCTPAEHHDERYGLLAEAVERLKRQPRTRVYLDAGNPAWIDDPGRLVEPLRRAGVAHADGFSLNVSNFQTTETVRGFGARLSGLLGGAHFTVDTSRNGDGPLPGDGAEAWCNPPGRALGVPPTDRTGDELVDAYLWVKRPGDSDGPCRGGPAAGTWWPDYALGLARRADS; the protein is encoded by the coding sequence ATGTCCCGCCGCACCGCCACCGCCGTCGCCCTGACCCTCGTCGCCGCGCTGCTTCTGGCCGGATGCGGTGAGGACGAGCCCCCGAGGGGGCCCGTCGGTCCGCCGTCCACGCGCGACGGGACCGCGGCCCCCGCGGGCGGCTCGCTGTTCTGGGTCGACCCGGAGAGCGACGCGGCCCGGCAGGTGCGGCGGTACGAGGAGCAGGGCAGGACCGAGGACGCGAGGATCCTGAGGCGGATCGCGGACCGCCCGGTCGCGGACTGGCCGGCCGGCGACGATCCCGTGCCGGAGATCACCCGCGCGGTGCGGGGGGCCGCGGCGGAGGACCGTACGGCCGTGTTCGTCGCCTACAACATCCCGCACCGCGACTGCGGCCTGTACTCGGCGGGCGGCTCGCACGACGCGGGGGCCTACCGGGCCTGGATCGACTCCTTCGCCGGCGCCCTCGGGGAGGCCTCGGCGATCGTCGTCCTGGAGCCCGACGCGGTGCCGCACCTCGTGGACGGCTGCACTCCGGCCGAGCACCACGACGAGCGGTACGGGCTGCTCGCCGAGGCCGTCGAACGGCTCAAGCGGCAGCCCCGCACCCGGGTCTACCTGGACGCCGGGAACCCGGCCTGGATCGACGATCCGGGCAGACTGGTGGAGCCGCTGCGCCGGGCGGGCGTCGCCCACGCGGACGGCTTCTCGCTGAACGTCTCCAACTTCCAGACGACCGAGACGGTGCGGGGCTTCGGCGCGAGGCTGTCGGGGCTGCTCGGCGGCGCCCACTTCACCGTGGACACCAGCCGCAACGGTGACGGTCCCCTCCCGGGCGACGGGGCGGAGGCCTGGTGCAACCCGCCGGGCCGGGCCCTGGGCGTACCGCCGACGGACCGGACCGGGGACGAGCTGGTCGACGCCTATCTCTGGGTCAAGCGCCCCGGCGACTCGGACGGCCCGTGCCGGGGCGGCCCGGCCGCCGGGACGTGGTGGCCGGACTACGCCCTGGGCCTGGCGCGCAGGGCGGATTCGTAG
- a CDS encoding DUF6230 family protein, whose amino-acid sequence MKSQVRGGTRWKRFAVVMVPSVAATAAIGVGLAQGALAASFSISGQEFKVSANSLVGTDFVQYGSVDAGKDLEGKDFAAPVAVSGFSEAWITNMCQSVVTPKVPFIGDVTLRLEAGTEAAKSGKAEDKVYAKGIYLDVSELKADAEFTNIDIGIAAGDLHKVNGQPVPGKPGIQPNTKANPYGFGQRAEQATLNNVEQKAWATTAGTFKLPDLHLSLHRGTSKECY is encoded by the coding sequence ATGAAGTCCCAGGTTCGTGGCGGGACCAGATGGAAGCGGTTCGCCGTCGTCATGGTCCCGAGTGTGGCCGCGACGGCCGCGATCGGTGTCGGCCTGGCCCAGGGCGCGCTCGCCGCGTCCTTCAGCATCTCCGGCCAGGAGTTCAAGGTCTCGGCCAACAGCCTTGTCGGTACGGACTTCGTCCAGTACGGCAGCGTCGACGCCGGTAAGGACCTCGAGGGCAAGGACTTCGCCGCCCCGGTGGCGGTGTCCGGCTTCTCCGAGGCCTGGATCACGAACATGTGCCAGTCGGTCGTGACGCCGAAGGTGCCGTTCATCGGTGACGTCACCCTCCGTCTGGAGGCCGGTACCGAGGCCGCCAAGAGCGGCAAGGCCGAGGACAAGGTCTACGCGAAGGGCATCTACCTCGATGTCTCCGAGCTCAAGGCCGACGCCGAGTTCACCAACATCGACATCGGCATCGCCGCCGGCGACCTGCACAAGGTCAACGGCCAGCCGGTTCCGGGCAAGCCGGGCATCCAGCCCAACACCAAGGCCAACCCGTACGGCTTCGGCCAGCGTGCCGAGCAGGCGACGCTGAACAACGTGGAGCAGAAGGCGTGGGCCACCACGGCCGGCACCTTCAAGCTCCCCGACCTTCACCTGTCCCTGCACCGGGGCACCTCGAAGGAGTGCTACTAG
- a CDS encoding acyl-CoA mutase large subunit family protein, giving the protein MDADAIEEGRRRWQARYDKARKRDADFTTLSGDAVEPVYGPRPGDTYEGFERIGWPGEYPYTRGLHATGYRGRTWTIRQFAGFGNAEQTNERYKMILAAGGGGLSVAFDMPTLMGRDSDDPRALGEVGHCGVAIDSAADMEVLFKDIPLGDVTTSMTISGPAVPVFCMYLVAAERQGVDPAVLNGTLQTDIFKEYIAQKEWLFEPEPHLRLIGDLMEHCAQGIPAYKPLSVSGYHIREAGATAAQELAYTLADGFGYVELGLSRGLDVDVFAPGLSFFFDAHLDFFEEIAKFRAARRIWARWMKEVYGATTDKAQWLRFHTQTAGVSLTAQQPYNNVVRTAVEALSAVLGGTNSLHTNALDETLALPSEQAAEIALRTQQVLMEETGVANVADPLGGSWYVEQLTDRIEADAEKIFDQIKERGRRAHPDGRHPIGPITSGILRGIEDGWFTGEIAESAFQYQRSLEKGDKRVVGVNVHHGSVTGDLEILRVSHEVEWEQVRVLGERKDRRDDAKVRASIDAMLAAARDGSNMIAPMLDAVRAEATLGEICNALRDEWGVYTEPPGF; this is encoded by the coding sequence ATGGACGCTGACGCCATCGAGGAAGGCCGCCGTCGCTGGCAGGCCCGTTACGACAAGGCCCGCAAGCGGGACGCCGACTTCACCACGCTCTCCGGCGACGCCGTCGAGCCCGTCTACGGGCCCCGCCCCGGCGACACCTACGAGGGCTTCGAACGCATCGGCTGGCCCGGCGAGTACCCGTACACCCGGGGACTCCACGCGACCGGCTACCGCGGCCGGACGTGGACCATCCGCCAGTTCGCCGGCTTCGGCAACGCCGAGCAGACCAACGAACGCTACAAGATGATCCTGGCCGCCGGCGGCGGCGGCCTCTCCGTCGCCTTCGACATGCCCACCCTCATGGGCCGGGACTCCGACGACCCCCGCGCCCTCGGCGAGGTCGGCCACTGCGGTGTCGCCATCGACTCCGCCGCCGACATGGAGGTCCTCTTCAAGGACATCCCGCTGGGCGACGTCACCACCTCGATGACGATCTCCGGCCCCGCCGTGCCGGTCTTCTGCATGTACCTGGTCGCCGCCGAGCGCCAGGGCGTCGACCCGGCCGTGCTCAACGGCACGCTCCAGACCGACATCTTCAAGGAGTACATCGCGCAGAAGGAGTGGCTCTTCGAGCCCGAGCCCCATCTGCGCCTCATCGGCGACCTGATGGAGCACTGCGCGCAGGGCATCCCCGCGTACAAGCCGCTCTCCGTCTCCGGCTACCACATCCGCGAGGCCGGGGCGACGGCCGCGCAGGAGCTCGCCTACACCCTCGCCGACGGCTTCGGCTACGTGGAGCTCGGCCTCAGCCGCGGCCTCGACGTCGACGTCTTCGCCCCCGGTCTGTCCTTCTTCTTCGACGCCCACCTCGACTTCTTCGAGGAGATCGCCAAGTTCCGCGCCGCCCGCCGGATCTGGGCGCGCTGGATGAAGGAGGTGTACGGCGCCACGACCGACAAGGCCCAGTGGCTCCGCTTCCACACCCAGACCGCCGGTGTCTCCCTCACCGCCCAGCAGCCGTACAACAACGTCGTACGGACCGCCGTGGAGGCCCTCTCCGCCGTCCTGGGCGGCACCAACTCGCTCCACACCAACGCCCTCGACGAGACCCTCGCGCTCCCCAGCGAGCAGGCCGCCGAGATCGCGCTCCGCACCCAGCAGGTCCTCATGGAGGAGACCGGCGTCGCCAACGTCGCCGACCCGCTGGGCGGCTCCTGGTACGTCGAGCAGCTCACCGACCGCATCGAGGCCGACGCCGAGAAGATCTTCGACCAGATCAAGGAGCGCGGCCGCCGCGCCCACCCGGACGGCCGGCACCCGATCGGGCCGATCACCTCCGGCATCCTGCGCGGCATCGAGGACGGCTGGTTCACCGGCGAGATCGCCGAGTCCGCCTTCCAGTACCAGCGCTCCCTGGAGAAGGGCGACAAGCGCGTCGTCGGCGTCAACGTCCACCACGGCTCCGTCACCGGCGACCTGGAGATCCTCCGGGTCAGCCACGAGGTCGAGTGGGAGCAGGTCCGGGTCCTCGGCGAGCGCAAGGACCGCCGTGACGACGCCAAGGTCCGCGCCTCGATCGACGCCATGCTGGCGGCCGCCCGGGACGGCTCGAACATGATCGCCCCGATGCTGGACGCGGTCCGCGCGGAGGCCACCCTCGGCGAGATCTGCAACGCGCTGCGGGACGAGTGGGGCGTGTACACGGAGCCCCCGGGCTTCTGA
- a CDS encoding ArsR/SmtB family transcription factor, producing the protein MPYHLRFGEADPLRIRFAISPLWETHSAVRVLARPGKQGYHLPWMRRIASAARELDLGPLHLLMPLHGHSPDFLYPPPLGPAAAFEDEIAAVRETDPALVLDDFERALADTPGAAGTAEGRRMLADPAGAVRRLAELLLVAWETLIAPDWPRLRALLEADVAYHSRRLAEGGLERLLDELHPSFAWDAGTATLRVAYRGEHIRPLEGQGLVLMPSVFTWPDVVSGFDPPWQPTVVYPARGVGGLWSESGDRTPEALGRLLGPVRADVLCALAEPMGTTALSHLLGRAPSTVSAHLAVLRDAGLLTSRRYGHQVLYERTPLGIAVSQPGTD; encoded by the coding sequence GTGCCGTACCACCTGCGTTTCGGCGAGGCCGATCCGCTGCGGATCCGGTTCGCGATCTCCCCGCTCTGGGAGACCCACTCCGCCGTGCGGGTCCTGGCCCGCCCCGGCAAGCAGGGCTACCACCTGCCGTGGATGCGGCGGATCGCGTCCGCCGCGCGAGAGCTGGACCTCGGGCCGCTGCATCTGCTGATGCCGCTGCACGGGCACAGTCCGGACTTCCTCTATCCGCCGCCGCTGGGGCCCGCCGCCGCGTTCGAGGACGAGATCGCCGCGGTACGGGAGACCGATCCGGCGCTGGTCCTCGACGACTTCGAGCGGGCGCTCGCGGACACCCCGGGGGCGGCCGGGACGGCCGAGGGGCGGCGGATGCTCGCGGACCCGGCCGGGGCGGTGCGGCGGCTCGCGGAGCTGCTCCTGGTCGCCTGGGAGACGCTGATCGCCCCGGACTGGCCACGGCTGCGGGCGCTCCTGGAGGCGGACGTGGCGTACCACTCGCGGCGGCTCGCCGAGGGCGGTCTCGAACGGCTCCTCGACGAGCTGCATCCGTCCTTCGCGTGGGACGCGGGCACCGCCACGCTGCGGGTCGCGTACCGCGGCGAGCACATCCGGCCGCTGGAAGGGCAGGGGCTCGTGCTGATGCCGTCGGTGTTCACCTGGCCGGACGTGGTGAGCGGTTTCGATCCGCCGTGGCAGCCGACCGTGGTCTATCCGGCGCGCGGGGTCGGCGGGCTGTGGTCGGAGTCCGGGGACCGTACGCCGGAGGCGCTCGGGCGGCTCCTGGGACCGGTGCGGGCGGACGTCCTGTGCGCCCTCGCCGAGCCGATGGGGACGACGGCGCTCTCCCACCTCCTGGGCCGGGCCCCGTCCACCGTCTCCGCGCACCTCGCGGTGCTGCGGGACGCCGGGCTGCTCACCTCCCGGCGCTACGGCCACCAGGTGCTGTACGAGCGGACACCGCTGGGGATCGCGGTGTCGCAGCCCGGAACAGACTGA
- a CDS encoding TetR/AcrR family transcriptional regulator, with translation MCRRTHRSSRTGRPRSTEADTAILEATRAALVELGWSKLTMGDVAGRAGVAKTTLYRRWANKSELVVDAVAVLFDELELPDLGSLQADIENVVLQFAALLERPETKTALMAVVAESTRDEPLRERIRASIVDRQKRLVLEGRMRAQRRGELPADRDPGAVDATDDLIFDVIAGAVVHRALVSAEPVDAPWVARLSALLVGGLGAAAAIG, from the coding sequence ATGTGTCGCCGCACCCACCGCAGCAGCCGTACCGGGCGCCCCCGCTCCACCGAGGCCGACACGGCCATCCTGGAGGCGACCCGCGCGGCCCTGGTCGAGCTGGGTTGGTCCAAGCTCACGATGGGGGACGTGGCCGGCCGGGCCGGGGTGGCCAAGACGACCCTGTACCGCCGCTGGGCCAACAAGAGCGAGCTCGTGGTCGACGCCGTCGCCGTCCTCTTCGACGAACTCGAACTGCCCGACCTTGGTTCCCTCCAGGCCGACATCGAGAACGTCGTCCTGCAGTTCGCCGCCCTCCTGGAACGCCCCGAGACCAAGACGGCCCTGATGGCGGTGGTGGCCGAGTCGACCCGCGACGAGCCGCTGCGCGAGCGCATACGGGCCTCGATCGTCGACCGGCAGAAGCGGCTCGTCCTGGAGGGCCGGATGCGGGCGCAGCGGCGCGGCGAGCTCCCGGCCGACCGGGACCCCGGCGCGGTGGACGCCACCGACGACCTGATCTTCGACGTGATCGCGGGCGCCGTCGTGCACCGAGCGCTGGTGAGCGCGGAGCCGGTCGACGCGCCGTGGGTGGCGCGGCTCTCGGCGCTCCTGGTGGGCGGCCTCGGCGCGGCGGCGGCCATCGGCTGA
- a CDS encoding galactose oxidase-like domain-containing protein, producing MAHRPSKKFRRTLLGSAAVLVLAALNAPAAVSFAEERYHAYKIAQPGYQRRFGSWAEVEVPDRYRINAIHAALLHTGKVLLIAGSGNSQKNFDAGTFETILWDPAANTFKKIPTPVDFFCSGHTQLPDGRLLVAGGTARYEILDGEVKKAGGGMRVKNESPDKAVTLKKGTVFRSPSGVEYVSRFDVTVPKAERAFEISYSAGGQMQPWKTKVTAAEARVFVEAREEGPQALTTEAAQYEVVGLEGDAADDVYGLAQKLTTEKQDFQGIKGAYEFDPKAERYIPVAPMKDARWYPTLVTLQDGKVLAVSGLNDVGDVVPGDNEIYDPVTKKWSKGPFRYFPTYPSLFLTRGGKLLYTGSNAGYGPAEKGREPGLWDLRKNSFTKLGGLTDPDQLETSASLILPPAQNQKVMVLGGGGVGESSRSTARTSIIDVSQESPVFTDGPALPQGTRYLSGVLMPDDTVFTTGGSENYRGRGGSDILKAQFYDPRSNTFTEAAEPTVGRNYHSEALLLPDGRVATFGSDPLFDDKDDTRLGTFEQRIEVFTPPSLHRAGADRPVLGEGPQELDQNGRATFRTKDAGRIVTARLMRPSAVTHTTDVEQRSVEAGLTKSPDGTTVTVDVPDDRTLVPPGWYMLFVTDATGVPSEAKWIQVD from the coding sequence ATGGCCCACCGGCCGTCGAAGAAGTTCAGGAGGACCCTCCTCGGCAGCGCGGCGGTACTGGTCCTCGCGGCGCTCAACGCCCCCGCGGCCGTCTCCTTCGCCGAGGAGAGGTACCACGCGTACAAGATCGCCCAGCCCGGCTACCAGCGGCGGTTCGGCTCCTGGGCCGAGGTCGAGGTCCCCGACCGGTACCGGATCAACGCCATCCACGCGGCCCTGCTGCACACCGGCAAGGTGCTGCTGATCGCCGGCTCCGGCAACAGCCAGAAGAACTTCGACGCGGGGACCTTCGAGACCATCCTGTGGGACCCCGCCGCGAACACCTTCAAGAAGATCCCCACCCCGGTGGACTTCTTCTGCTCCGGCCACACCCAGCTTCCCGACGGCCGCCTGCTCGTCGCCGGCGGCACCGCGCGGTACGAGATCCTCGACGGCGAGGTCAAGAAGGCCGGCGGTGGCATGCGGGTCAAGAACGAGAGCCCCGACAAGGCGGTCACCCTCAAGAAGGGCACCGTCTTCCGTTCGCCGTCCGGGGTCGAGTACGTCTCCCGGTTCGACGTCACCGTCCCCAAGGCCGAGCGCGCGTTCGAGATCTCGTACTCCGCGGGCGGCCAGATGCAGCCGTGGAAGACCAAGGTGACCGCCGCCGAGGCCCGGGTCTTCGTCGAGGCCCGCGAGGAGGGCCCGCAGGCCCTCACCACCGAGGCCGCGCAGTACGAGGTCGTCGGCCTCGAGGGCGACGCCGCCGACGACGTCTACGGACTGGCGCAGAAGCTCACCACCGAGAAGCAGGACTTCCAGGGCATCAAGGGCGCCTACGAGTTCGACCCGAAGGCCGAGAGGTACATCCCGGTCGCCCCCATGAAGGACGCCCGCTGGTACCCCACCCTCGTCACCCTCCAGGACGGCAAGGTCCTCGCCGTCTCGGGACTCAACGACGTCGGCGACGTCGTCCCCGGCGACAACGAGATCTACGACCCCGTGACCAAGAAGTGGTCCAAGGGCCCCTTCCGCTACTTCCCCACCTACCCCTCCCTCTTCCTCACCCGGGGCGGCAAGCTCCTCTACACCGGTTCCAACGCCGGATACGGACCCGCCGAGAAGGGCCGCGAACCGGGCCTGTGGGACCTGCGGAAGAACTCCTTCACCAAGCTCGGCGGGCTCACCGACCCCGACCAGCTGGAGACCTCCGCCTCCCTGATCCTGCCCCCCGCCCAGAACCAGAAGGTCATGGTCCTCGGCGGCGGCGGGGTCGGCGAGTCGTCCCGGTCGACCGCCCGCACCTCGATCATCGACGTGTCGCAGGAGAGTCCCGTCTTCACCGACGGGCCGGCACTCCCGCAGGGCACCCGCTACCTCAGCGGCGTCCTGATGCCCGACGACACCGTCTTCACCACCGGCGGCTCCGAGAACTACCGGGGCCGCGGCGGCAGCGACATCCTCAAGGCACAGTTCTACGACCCGAGGAGCAACACCTTCACCGAGGCCGCCGAACCCACCGTCGGCCGCAACTACCACTCCGAGGCGCTGCTGCTCCCCGACGGCCGGGTGGCCACCTTCGGCTCCGACCCGCTCTTCGACGACAAGGACGACACCCGGCTCGGCACCTTCGAGCAGCGCATCGAGGTCTTCACCCCGCCCTCCCTCCACCGGGCCGGCGCCGACCGGCCCGTCCTGGGGGAGGGGCCGCAGGAACTCGACCAGAACGGCCGCGCCACCTTCCGGACCAAGGACGCCGGCCGGATCGTCACGGCCCGGCTCATGCGGCCCAGCGCCGTCACCCACACCACCGACGTCGAGCAGCGCTCGGTGGAGGCGGGCCTGACGAAGAGCCCGGACGGGACGACGGTCACCGTCGACGTACCGGACGACCGGACCCTCGTACCGCCCGGCTGGTACATGCTCTTCGTCACCGACGCGACCGGCGTCCCGTCCGAGGCGAAGTGGATCCAGGTGGACTGA